A single Kribbella aluminosa DNA region contains:
- the cydC gene encoding thiol reductant ABC exporter subunit CydC has protein sequence MKPSDPTNPTTVPAVPAPSAFSLARPEAGVVWRLGLALVLGVAAAGSAVALLATSAWLITAASAQPPVLLLMVPIVAVRAFGVGRGVFRYVERLVGHDAAYRGLGETRARVTGRLERIAPLKSQRQGDLLARLVLDVDAVLDLWLRVLLPVVVAAITATATVALLAVLLPSAGAAVALAVLVVCTVVPWLTARVAEHAERSIAGARGDVAATTTETLLTAADVLAYNAVDTVLDDFTRRDARLAAAERRSAWSTGLGSALLVLCVGGASIAALVLGSTANITGAVFAVLVLTPLALADVLGGIPAAAQLAIRVRASLARVQELVDTPEPVSDPTDPLPLPPGRDLQVNLLRVGYDATDVLDGLTLDMPAGSRVVITGPSGSGKSTLAAVLLRFLEPRGGQVLLDGVDLSSLEGDQVRTVVGLLTQESHIFDTSIRENLLLAKPGVSDLQLWKALYRARLGVFVENLPDGLDTMVGEHGARLSGGERQRLAFARLLLADRDVLVLDEPTEHLEEETGRALLNDLFAAAGDRTVVLLTHRPELVPPHVPRQLVCLP, from the coding sequence ATGAAGCCGAGCGACCCCACCAACCCAACCACCGTGCCGGCTGTCCCCGCCCCCTCGGCCTTCTCGCTGGCCCGGCCGGAGGCCGGGGTGGTGTGGCGGTTGGGGCTGGCGTTGGTTTTGGGGGTTGCGGCTGCGGGGTCTGCTGTGGCGCTGCTTGCTACTTCGGCCTGGTTGATTACGGCTGCGTCCGCTCAACCACCGGTGCTGCTGTTGATGGTGCCGATTGTGGCTGTGCGGGCTTTCGGGGTGGGGCGGGGTGTTTTCCGGTACGTCGAGCGGCTGGTCGGGCATGACGCGGCGTACCGGGGGTTGGGGGAGACCCGTGCTCGCGTGACCGGGCGGTTGGAGCGGATCGCGCCGCTCAAGAGCCAACGACAGGGGGACTTGCTGGCGCGGCTGGTGCTGGATGTGGATGCGGTGCTGGACCTGTGGTTGCGGGTGCTGCTGCCTGTAGTGGTTGCGGCGATCACAGCCACCGCTACGGTCGCCCTTCTCGCCGTACTGCTCCCATCAGCAGGCGCAGCCGTCGCCCTGGCGGTTCTTGTCGTCTGCACCGTCGTACCGTGGCTGACCGCCCGCGTTGCGGAGCACGCCGAGCGCAGCATCGCCGGCGCCCGCGGTGACGTAGCAGCCACCACTACGGAGACCCTGCTCACCGCAGCCGACGTACTCGCCTACAACGCCGTCGACACCGTTCTGGACGACTTCACCCGCCGCGACGCCCGCCTGGCAGCAGCCGAACGCCGGTCCGCCTGGAGCACTGGCCTCGGCAGCGCCCTGCTCGTCCTGTGCGTCGGCGGTGCCAGCATCGCCGCCCTGGTCCTCGGCAGTACTGCGAACATCACCGGCGCCGTCTTCGCCGTACTGGTCCTCACCCCACTCGCCCTGGCCGACGTACTCGGCGGCATCCCCGCAGCCGCCCAGCTGGCCATCCGCGTACGGGCGTCCCTCGCGAGAGTCCAGGAACTCGTGGACACCCCAGAACCAGTCTCCGACCCGACCGACCCGCTCCCGCTCCCACCCGGCCGGGACCTCCAGGTGAACCTCCTACGAGTCGGGTACGACGCCACCGACGTACTGGACGGCCTCACCCTGGACATGCCGGCCGGGAGCCGCGTGGTGATCACCGGACCGAGCGGATCGGGCAAGAGCACCCTGGCGGCCGTCCTTCTCCGCTTCCTGGAGCCACGCGGCGGACAGGTCCTACTGGACGGCGTCGACCTGTCCAGCCTCGAAGGCGACCAAGTACGAACAGTCGTCGGCCTGCTGACCCAGGAGAGCCACATCTTCGACACCAGCATCCGGGAGAACCTGCTGCTCGCGAAACCCGGCGTGAGCGACCTGCAACTGTGGAAGGCGCTCTACCGTGCCCGCCTCGGCGTCTTCGTCGAGAACCTGCCGGACGGCCTCGACACGATGGTCGGCGAGCACGGCGCCCGCCTGTCCGGCGGTGAACGTCAGCGGCTCGCCTTCGCACGGCTCCTGCTCGCCGACCGCGACGTACTGGTCCTTGACGAGCCTACCGAGCACTTGGAGGAGGAGACCGGCCGTGCTCTCCTGAACGACCTGTTCGCTGCAGCAGGCGACCGGACCGTGGTTCTGCTCACCCATCGCCCCGAACTGGTCCCTCCTCACGTTCCGCGACAACTGGTTTGCCTGCCGTGA
- the ftsY gene encoding signal recognition particle-docking protein FtsY, producing MLTPQLVSLLTDQALITIVVVIAVVLVVGTTGLVVARRRRGELPSATKPAVEAPETTAEPQVGDDAEEPRDTPARTLEDTELPDTATLEKPESAQGRLVRLRARLARSQGSLGKGLLALLSRDKLDEEAWEDIETTLITADVGVAPTQELVEKLRTRMRVEGVGPDQARQILREELIALVDPGLDRSLNVTRKETQPAVVLVVGVNGTGKTTTVGKLARVLVAENKHVVLGAADTFRAAAADQLQTWGERVGVRTVRGPEGGDPASIAFDSVKEGIAEEADVVLVDTAGRLHTKTGLMDELGKVKRVIEKSAEVDEVLLVIDATTGQNGLTQARVFAEVINVTGLVLTKLDGTAKGGIVIAVQRELGVPVKLVGLGEGADDLAPFDPEQFVDALLD from the coding sequence GTGTTGACCCCACAGCTCGTCTCGCTGCTCACCGATCAGGCGCTGATCACGATCGTGGTCGTGATCGCGGTCGTTCTGGTCGTCGGTACCACCGGCCTGGTCGTCGCCCGGCGCCGCCGCGGAGAGTTGCCGTCGGCCACCAAGCCGGCCGTCGAGGCGCCGGAGACCACCGCCGAACCGCAGGTCGGTGACGATGCCGAGGAACCGCGCGACACCCCGGCCCGGACCCTCGAGGACACCGAGCTCCCGGACACGGCGACGCTCGAGAAGCCCGAGTCCGCGCAGGGCCGCCTGGTCCGGCTCCGCGCCCGGCTGGCCCGTTCGCAGGGCTCGCTCGGCAAGGGCCTGCTGGCGCTGCTCTCCCGGGACAAGCTCGACGAGGAGGCGTGGGAGGACATCGAGACCACGCTGATCACCGCCGACGTCGGGGTCGCGCCGACGCAGGAGCTGGTCGAGAAGCTGCGGACCCGGATGCGCGTCGAGGGCGTCGGCCCCGACCAGGCCCGGCAGATCCTCCGCGAGGAGCTGATCGCGCTGGTCGACCCAGGGCTCGACCGGTCGCTGAACGTGACCCGCAAGGAGACCCAGCCGGCGGTCGTGCTGGTGGTCGGCGTGAACGGCACCGGCAAGACCACCACGGTCGGCAAGCTGGCCCGCGTCCTGGTCGCCGAGAACAAGCACGTCGTCCTGGGCGCCGCGGACACGTTCCGCGCGGCCGCGGCCGATCAGCTGCAGACCTGGGGTGAGCGCGTCGGCGTCCGGACCGTCCGCGGCCCCGAGGGCGGTGACCCGGCCAGCATCGCGTTCGACTCGGTCAAGGAGGGCATCGCGGAGGAGGCGGACGTCGTCCTGGTCGACACGGCCGGCCGCCTGCACACCAAGACCGGCCTGATGGACGAGCTCGGCAAGGTGAAGCGGGTGATCGAGAAGTCGGCCGAGGTCGACGAGGTGCTGCTGGTCATCGACGCCACCACCGGCCAGAACGGCCTCACCCAGGCGCGGGTGTTCGCCGAGGTCATCAACGTCACCGGCCTGGTCCTCACCAAGCTGGACGGTACGGCGAAGGGTGGCATCGTGATCGCCGTACAGCGCGAGCTCGGCGTACCGGTGAAGCTGGTCGGCCTGGGCGAGGGTGCGGACGACCTGGCACCATTCGACCCCGAGCAGTTCGTCGACGCGCTGCTGGACTGA
- a CDS encoding P-II family nitrogen regulator, translated as MKLITAVVKPHKLEDVRAALETFGVTGMTVTEASGYGRQKGHTEVYRGAEYEVDLVPKVRLEVVVEDGDSADVVDVIVKAAQTGKIGDGKVWVTPVETIVRVRTGELDGDAL; from the coding sequence ATGAAGCTGATCACCGCGGTGGTGAAGCCGCACAAGCTGGAGGACGTGCGGGCCGCGCTGGAGACGTTCGGCGTCACCGGGATGACCGTCACCGAGGCGAGCGGGTACGGGCGGCAGAAGGGCCACACCGAGGTCTATCGTGGCGCCGAGTACGAGGTGGACCTGGTGCCGAAGGTGCGGCTCGAGGTGGTCGTCGAGGACGGTGACAGCGCCGATGTGGTGGATGTCATCGTGAAGGCCGCGCAGACCGGCAAGATCGGTGACGGCAAGGTGTGGGTCACCCCGGTCGAGACCATCGTCCGGGTCCGCACCGGCGAACTGGACGGAGACGCACTCTAG
- the cydD gene encoding thiol reductant ABC exporter subunit CydD yields the protein MKPLDPRLLKRARGARVFLGASVLIGVLSGVLIIAQAVLLAHGIAGVVLRGSGVGVVAWGLAAVVAGRALLVWAQEVVAQRAAAAVKSTLRRQVLEHSLRLGPVWLSGERSSALTTLLTKGLDDLDPYFARYLPQLVLASTVPAGVIGWMATGDLIAAGTVLITLPLIPIFMALIGWVTQERSRRRQHALAVLAHHFADVVGGLTTLKLFGRAKAQESAVRRVTDQHRAASMGSLRVAFLSSFALELLASLSVALVAVGVGLRLVDGKLGLETALMVLILAPEAYLPLRQVGMQFHASADGVAASEEVFRVLETPLPERGERTDVPDLRVTPLQLYDVTVTYPGREEPALDGFDLELRPGEVVALTGPSGAGKSTVLAVLLGFVVPDRGVVVAGGSAADEFEPSEWRRQFAWVPQTPGLRLGTVADNVRLARPDASDAEVRAALTAAGAADLPLDKPVGEQGHQLSGGQQRRLALARALVTEAPVLLLDEPTAGLDPDTEAQVITSLRSTGRSILLVAHRPALITAADRTITIATQELVNA from the coding sequence ATGAAGCCGCTCGACCCGCGGCTGCTCAAGCGCGCTCGTGGAGCCCGGGTGTTCCTGGGCGCGTCAGTGCTGATCGGCGTGCTCAGCGGCGTGCTGATCATTGCGCAGGCGGTCTTGCTCGCGCATGGCATCGCAGGTGTCGTACTGCGGGGCAGCGGGGTCGGTGTGGTGGCGTGGGGACTGGCTGCTGTGGTGGCTGGGCGGGCGTTGCTGGTGTGGGCGCAGGAGGTTGTGGCACAACGTGCTGCGGCTGCGGTGAAGTCGACGTTGCGGCGGCAGGTGCTGGAGCATTCGCTGAGGCTAGGTCCGGTGTGGTTGAGCGGTGAGCGCAGTAGTGCGCTCACAACGCTGCTCACAAAGGGCTTGGACGATCTGGATCCGTACTTCGCTCGCTACCTGCCGCAGCTCGTGCTGGCGTCTACCGTGCCGGCAGGGGTGATCGGCTGGATGGCTACGGGTGATCTGATCGCTGCGGGGACCGTGCTGATCACGTTGCCGCTGATCCCGATCTTCATGGCTCTGATCGGGTGGGTGACGCAGGAACGCAGCCGGCGGCGGCAGCACGCGCTGGCGGTGCTGGCGCATCACTTCGCGGATGTTGTCGGTGGGCTGACCACGTTGAAGCTGTTCGGCCGGGCCAAGGCGCAGGAGTCCGCCGTACGCCGGGTTACCGATCAGCACCGGGCTGCGTCGATGGGGAGCCTGCGGGTCGCGTTCTTGTCGTCGTTCGCGTTGGAGTTGCTGGCGAGTCTGTCGGTGGCGTTGGTTGCTGTGGGGGTGGGGCTGCGGTTGGTGGACGGGAAGCTCGGGTTGGAGACGGCGTTGATGGTGCTGATCCTGGCGCCGGAGGCGTACCTCCCGCTGCGGCAGGTCGGCATGCAGTTCCACGCGAGCGCGGATGGGGTGGCGGCGAGCGAGGAGGTGTTCCGGGTGCTGGAGACGCCGCTCCCGGAGCGGGGGGAGCGGACCGACGTACCGGATCTTCGGGTGACGCCGCTGCAGCTGTACGACGTGACGGTGACGTATCCGGGGCGGGAGGAGCCGGCGCTGGACGGGTTCGACCTGGAGCTGCGGCCGGGGGAGGTGGTCGCCCTGACCGGCCCGAGCGGCGCGGGCAAGTCGACTGTGCTTGCTGTGCTGCTGGGGTTCGTCGTACCTGACCGCGGGGTGGTCGTGGCAGGCGGGAGCGCGGCCGACGAGTTCGAACCGTCCGAATGGCGCCGCCAGTTCGCCTGGGTCCCGCAAACCCCTGGCCTCCGCCTGGGCACCGTCGCCGACAACGTCCGCCTGGCCCGGCCCGACGCCTCCGACGCCGAGGTCCGTGCCGCACTGACCGCCGCCGGCGCGGCCGACCTACCGCTGGACAAACCCGTAGGCGAACAAGGCCACCAACTCTCCGGCGGCCAGCAACGCCGCCTGGCCCTGGCCCGGGCTCTCGTCACCGAGGCCCCCGTCCTGCTCCTGGACGAACCCACAGCCGGCCTAGACCCAGACACCGAGGCCCAGGTCATCACCTCCCTCCGCAGCACCGGCCGCAGCATCCTCCTGGTAGCCCACCGCCCCGCCCTGATAACAGCCGCCGACCGCACCATCACCATCGCAACCCAAGAACTGGTGAACGCATGA
- a CDS encoding ammonium transporter, giving the protein MTLMAINAGDTAWVLASAALVMLMTPGLAFFYGGMVRMKSVLNMMMMSFITIAVVTVLWVVVGFSLTFAGDTGHVIGNFSEVGLKGLLAPSAVSGTTPTLAFVAFQLMFAIITPALISGAIADRATFRGWIAFVVGWTLLVYFPVAHSVWFLNDGNGGWIGDKLKAVDFAGGTAVHLNAGAAALALAIVLGKRVGWKRDPMRPHSLPLVLLGAGLLWFGWFGFNAGSALSAGTTAAVTFVNTQAATAAAVIGWLIVEKLVHGKATTLGLASGAVAGLVAITPSCGAVSPIGALILGLAAGAICAGAVSLKYKLGFDDSLDVVGVHFVGGLFGSLAIGLLGTAAAPSAVNGLFYGGGVTQLGRQALANVVVGLYSFTVAFILGKVIDKTIGFRLKEDDEVTGIDQVEHAETAYDYVGSAAGLRGALSARPVPAGIENGTTEATETSEKEGAKA; this is encoded by the coding sequence ATGACGTTGATGGCGATCAACGCCGGCGATACCGCCTGGGTCTTGGCAAGCGCCGCCCTGGTGATGCTGATGACACCTGGCCTGGCCTTCTTCTACGGCGGCATGGTGCGCATGAAGAGCGTGCTGAACATGATGATGATGAGTTTCATCACCATCGCCGTCGTCACTGTGTTGTGGGTGGTGGTCGGCTTCTCGCTGACGTTCGCCGGTGACACCGGACACGTGATCGGGAACTTCTCGGAGGTCGGGCTGAAGGGCCTGCTCGCCCCGTCGGCGGTGAGCGGGACGACGCCCACGCTCGCGTTCGTCGCCTTCCAGCTGATGTTCGCGATCATCACGCCGGCGCTGATCTCGGGTGCCATCGCCGACCGCGCCACCTTCCGTGGCTGGATCGCGTTCGTGGTGGGCTGGACGCTGCTGGTGTACTTCCCGGTCGCGCACTCGGTCTGGTTCCTGAACGACGGCAACGGCGGCTGGATCGGTGACAAGCTGAAGGCGGTCGACTTCGCCGGTGGTACGGCGGTCCACCTGAACGCCGGTGCCGCGGCACTCGCGCTGGCGATCGTGCTCGGCAAGCGGGTCGGCTGGAAGCGGGACCCGATGCGGCCGCACAGCCTGCCGCTGGTGCTGCTCGGCGCCGGACTGCTGTGGTTCGGCTGGTTCGGCTTCAACGCGGGGTCCGCGCTGAGCGCCGGCACCACCGCCGCGGTCACCTTCGTGAACACCCAGGCCGCGACCGCCGCTGCGGTGATCGGCTGGTTGATCGTCGAGAAGCTCGTGCACGGCAAGGCCACCACTCTCGGCCTGGCCTCCGGCGCGGTCGCCGGTCTGGTCGCGATCACCCCGTCCTGTGGCGCGGTCTCGCCGATCGGGGCGCTCATCCTCGGTCTGGCCGCCGGTGCCATCTGCGCCGGCGCGGTCTCGCTGAAGTACAAGCTCGGCTTCGACGACTCGCTCGACGTGGTCGGCGTGCACTTCGTCGGCGGTCTGTTCGGTTCGCTGGCGATCGGCCTGCTGGGTACGGCGGCCGCCCCCTCGGCGGTGAACGGCCTGTTCTACGGCGGCGGCGTCACCCAGCTCGGCCGGCAGGCGCTGGCGAACGTGGTCGTCGGCCTGTACTCCTTCACGGTCGCCTTCATCCTGGGCAAGGTGATCGACAAGACGATCGGCTTCCGGCTCAAGGAGGACGACGAGGTCACCGGTATCGACCAGGTCGAGCACGCCGAGACGGCGTACGACTATGTGGGTTCGGCGGCCGGTCTGCGTGGCGCGTTGAGTGCCCGTCCGGTCCCTGCCGGGATCGAGAATGGGACCACTGAGGCCACTGAGACCTCCGAAAAGGAAGGCGCCAAGGCATGA
- a CDS encoding NAD(P)/FAD-dependent oxidoreductase, producing the protein MTSRTEMAKYDVIVIGGGAAGLSGALALARFRRSVLVIDDGTPRNAVADGVHNFLTRDGVPPAEIYAVGRQEVQGYGGEFADGTVTTARRSADGLVVGLADGRTYLGRRLLVTTGLTDVLPDVPGLAERWGKDVVHCPYCHGWEVRDQAIGVLATSPMAIHQVQLFRQLSDDVTLFLHTAPEPTEEQWEELAARGIAVVQGKVEQVEVTDDKITGVRLEGGKVVPRQALAIQTTVRARAGFLADLGLETTMVESNGVEVGTAIQVDAMGATQVPGVFAAGNVSNPMAQVMPSAAAGLMAAGGINFDLINEETRLAVAARSS; encoded by the coding sequence ATGACCTCGAGAACAGAGATGGCGAAGTACGACGTGATCGTGATCGGCGGCGGTGCGGCCGGGTTGAGCGGTGCGCTGGCGCTGGCCCGGTTCCGCCGGTCGGTGCTGGTGATCGACGACGGCACGCCGCGCAATGCGGTCGCCGACGGCGTCCACAACTTCCTCACGCGCGACGGCGTACCGCCCGCCGAGATCTACGCGGTCGGCCGTCAGGAGGTGCAGGGGTACGGCGGTGAGTTCGCTGACGGCACGGTGACGACGGCGCGGCGCTCAGCGGACGGCTTGGTGGTGGGGCTCGCTGACGGTAGGACGTACCTGGGCAGGCGGCTGCTGGTGACCACTGGGCTCACTGACGTGCTGCCCGACGTACCTGGGCTGGCTGAGCGCTGGGGGAAGGACGTGGTGCACTGCCCGTACTGCCACGGCTGGGAGGTACGGGACCAAGCGATCGGCGTACTGGCGACCAGCCCGATGGCGATCCACCAGGTGCAGCTGTTCCGGCAGTTGAGCGACGACGTGACGCTGTTCCTGCACACTGCACCGGAGCCGACCGAAGAGCAGTGGGAGGAGCTGGCTGCTCGTGGAATCGCCGTAGTACAAGGCAAAGTCGAACAGGTGGAGGTGACTGACGACAAGATCACCGGCGTACGTCTTGAAGGCGGCAAGGTGGTCCCGCGGCAGGCGTTGGCGATTCAAACAACCGTTCGCGCACGGGCCGGCTTCTTGGCCGACCTGGGGCTGGAAACGACCATGGTGGAGTCGAACGGCGTTGAGGTCGGTACTGCGATCCAGGTCGACGCCATGGGCGCCACGCAGGTCCCAGGCGTCTTCGCTGCGGGCAATGTCAGCAACCCGATGGCCCAGGTCATGCCGTCCGCGGCAGCCGGGCTGATGGCCGCAGGGGGCATCAACTTCGACCTGATCAACGAAGAGACCCGTCTGGCAGTAGCCGCCCGCAGTAGTTGA
- a CDS encoding TetR/AcrR family transcriptional regulator: MQLLLERGFDGMTVDDVAEAAGVGKATIYRRWASKEQLANDAMSDLFDLEIPDADTGSIAGDLRQVYRVALAFANSERGRAMIRLAVSEANRDERSAAAYRGVLERRIELTAQALERARARGERIRSSADPVLMVEWMAGVFVIRALTGQPMPPPEEADRLADVTLRTIMEP, encoded by the coding sequence GTGCAGCTGCTGCTGGAGCGGGGATTCGACGGAATGACGGTGGACGATGTCGCCGAGGCCGCGGGGGTCGGCAAGGCGACGATCTACCGACGGTGGGCCAGCAAGGAACAGCTCGCCAACGACGCGATGTCCGATCTGTTCGACCTGGAGATCCCGGACGCCGACACCGGTTCGATCGCCGGTGACCTGCGCCAGGTCTACCGGGTCGCGCTGGCGTTCGCGAACAGCGAGCGCGGCCGGGCGATGATCCGGCTCGCGGTCTCCGAGGCGAACCGGGACGAGCGGTCCGCGGCGGCGTACCGCGGCGTGCTGGAGCGCCGGATCGAGCTGACCGCCCAGGCCCTGGAGCGGGCCCGCGCCCGCGGCGAGCGGATCAGGAGCTCCGCGGATCCGGTGCTGATGGTGGAGTGGATGGCCGGAGTGTTCGTGATCCGCGCGCTGACCGGTCAGCCGATGCCACCACCGGAGGAGGCGGACCGGCTGGCCGACGTCACGCTGCGGACGATCATGGAGCCCTAA
- a CDS encoding helix-turn-helix domain-containing protein, with amino-acid sequence MANDDDVLESVGPRLRALRTERGTTLAQLSDGTGISVSTLSRLESGQRKPTLELLLPLARAHQVQLDELVDAPPTGDPRIYAKPIKRHGTIHIPLSRRPGGMQAFKQILPEGYPGNDVEQKTHEGYDWFYVLSGRIRLKLGDQDFVVKEGEVAEFDCRVPHWFSNPGPGSAEVLCLYGPQGERMHVRARTR; translated from the coding sequence ATGGCAAACGACGACGATGTCCTGGAGTCGGTCGGCCCCCGGCTGCGAGCACTCCGGACCGAACGCGGTACGACGCTGGCGCAGCTGTCCGACGGAACCGGGATCTCGGTCAGCACCCTGTCCCGGCTGGAGTCCGGACAGCGCAAGCCGACGCTGGAGCTGCTCCTGCCGCTCGCAAGGGCACACCAGGTGCAGCTGGACGAACTGGTGGATGCCCCGCCGACAGGCGACCCACGGATCTACGCCAAGCCGATCAAACGGCACGGCACGATCCACATCCCGCTGAGCCGGCGGCCCGGTGGGATGCAGGCGTTCAAGCAGATCCTTCCCGAGGGCTACCCGGGCAACGACGTGGAGCAGAAGACCCACGAGGGCTACGACTGGTTCTACGTGCTGTCCGGACGGATCCGGCTGAAGCTGGGAGACCAGGACTTCGTGGTCAAGGAGGGCGAGGTGGCCGAGTTCGACTGCCGGGTGCCGCACTGGTTCTCCAACCCGGGACCTGGATCGGCGGAGGTGCTATGCCTGTACGGCCCGCAGGGTGAGCGGATGCACGTCAGAGCACGCACCAGATGA
- a CDS encoding YciI family protein — protein MTKFMLLMTMDGGNCDTPMLEWDQADMDAHMKYLGDHVERLRQSGELVEVNALTWPKHAKVVRATGVSAPVLTDGPYAESKEVLAGYTMIDVESEERALEIAAEQSSAPGPGGVPLEQPIEVRRLMDSDGDLQDF, from the coding sequence ATGACCAAGTTCATGCTGCTGATGACCATGGACGGCGGGAACTGCGACACTCCGATGCTGGAGTGGGACCAGGCCGACATGGACGCGCATATGAAGTACCTGGGCGACCACGTGGAGCGGTTGCGGCAGAGCGGCGAGCTGGTCGAGGTGAACGCGCTGACGTGGCCCAAGCACGCCAAGGTGGTCCGTGCGACCGGTGTCAGCGCTCCGGTGCTGACCGACGGCCCGTACGCCGAGTCCAAGGAGGTCCTGGCCGGCTACACGATGATCGACGTCGAGTCGGAGGAGCGGGCGCTGGAGATCGCCGCGGAGCAGTCCAGCGCTCCGGGGCCGGGCGGCGTACCGCTGGAGCAGCCGATCGAGGTCCGCCGGCTGATGGACTCGGATGGCGACCTCCAGGACTTCTGA
- a CDS encoding sigma factor-like helix-turn-helix DNA-binding protein, translated as MRDTVDPDFASFVDARQGRWLRTTYLVYGDLQRAERVLLRAFTRLSMHWPKVDDPDVFVQRLLYQPVLRPWNRDKPFQGEEDAVKLALAELSPAQRAVLVLLYLEELTEFEVADLLGMSQPAVHTHGMTALSHLRTALGAGDWRDAT; from the coding sequence ATGCGCGACACGGTCGACCCGGATTTCGCCTCGTTCGTCGATGCACGACAGGGCAGATGGCTGCGTACGACGTACCTCGTGTACGGCGACCTGCAACGAGCTGAACGGGTACTGCTGCGCGCCTTCACGCGGCTGTCGATGCACTGGCCCAAGGTGGACGACCCGGACGTCTTCGTCCAGCGCCTGCTCTACCAGCCCGTCCTTCGGCCCTGGAACCGCGACAAGCCGTTCCAGGGCGAAGAGGACGCGGTGAAGCTCGCACTGGCCGAGCTGTCTCCCGCACAGCGCGCGGTGCTCGTTCTGCTGTACCTGGAGGAGCTGACCGAGTTCGAGGTCGCTGACCTGCTCGGGATGTCGCAGCCCGCCGTCCACACCCACGGCATGACCGCGCTCAGCCACCTCCGTACGGCGCTCGGCGCGGGGGACTGGCGGGATGCCACATGA